Proteins found in one Plasmodium relictum strain SGS1 genome assembly, chromosome: 13 genomic segment:
- the GDPD gene encoding glycerophosphodiester phosphodiesterase, putative: MKTEKITIVGHRGCGSSEAGGTSVYPENSLFSFKKAVDLKIDGIELDVWLTKDNEVVVIHGAYDGLIGYTLLYDEKMKGKYIEELTRKEIQSHHFKEPWILNKGKNYYNDNCNESANFSILNKNEKLEKMRGYNEFSSAYLNIEENDEIEKIINENFFSNYLMDKDSKVESDEEKKEKEKKLYEELEIDENIGEEEFMKNIECSYCKFIYTNYLSKRTFEFKRKQVIFKFISMFYHVPLLKDILNIFKNKLSYDIELKGTKENLGLYILDILDNYKGLKFKFSSFHWILQDNHIRKKLSKNKNMQKIDYSSYPYHNTNKIDLLKVLRNNKLNIPVALLFSYNEVMPNINSILCSMKYYNAEWAHFPYNLNKKSIILNCNRKNKIISVDYLVKILHKNNKKIMIYWGTEDKDQEDDLLCYIKLNVDSICPNDITLAKRVMQKEENLHSKINEISNKNIVNERDMNSFLEKKEKTPLYIY; encoded by the coding sequence atgaaAACAGAGAAAATTACAATAGTTGGCCACAGAGGTTGCGGTTCAAGTGAAGCAGGAGGAACTTCAGTTTATCCTGAAAATtcccttttttcttttaaaaaagcaGTTGATTTAAAAATTGATGGGATTGAGTTAGACGTATGGCTAACTAAAGACAATGAAGTTGTAGTTATACATGGTGCATATGATGGATTAATTGGTTATACGTTAttatatgatgaaaaaatgaaaggTAAATATATTGAAGAATTAACAAGAAAAGAAATTCAAAGTCATCATTTTAAAGAACCTTGGATATTAAACaaaggaaaaaattattataatgatAATTGTAATGAATCAgcaaatttttctattttaaataaaaatgagaaattagaaaaaatgagAGGTTATAATGAATTTAGTAGTGCTTACCTCAACATagaagaaaatgatgaaatagaaaaaataattaatgaaaattttttcagCAATTATTTAATGGATAAAGACAGTAAAGTAGAAAGTGATGAAGAGAagaaagaaaaggaaaagaaattatatgaGGAGTTAGAAATAGATGAAAATATTGGAGAAGAagaatttatgaaaaatattgaatGCTCATAttgtaaatttatttatacaaatTATCTGAGCAAAAGAACCTTTGAGTTTAAAAGAAAACaagtaatatttaaattcatttCTATGTTTTACCATGTACCACTATTAAAGGATATATtaaacatatttaaaaataaattaagttATGATATTGAATTAAAAGGAACAAAGGAAAATTTAggcttatatatattagataTTTTAGATAATTATAAAGGTTTAAAGTTTAAGTTCAGTTCATTTCATTGGATATTGCAAGATAAtcatataagaaaaaagttatctaaaaataaaaacatgcAGAAAATTGACTATTCTTCATATCCTTATCATAACACTAACAAAATTGATCTATTAAAAGTactaagaaataataaattgaaTATACCAGTagctttattattttcatataatgaAGTGATGCCAAATATAAATTCTATTTTATGCTCtatgaaatattataatgCTGAATGGGCTCATTTCCCCTAtaacttaaataaaaaatcaattatattaaattgtaatagaaaaaataaaattatctcAGTAGATTATCttgtaaaaattttacataaaaataataaaaaaatcatgATTTATTGGGGGACGGAGGATAAGGATCAAGAAGATGATTTACTttgttatataaaattaaatgttgATTCCATTTGTCCTAATGATATTACCCTAGCCAAAAGAGTTATGCAAAAGGAAGAAAACCTACattcaaaaataaatgaaatatcaaataaaaatattgtaaaTGAAAGAGATATGAATTCTTTTTtagagaaaaaagaaaaaactccattatatatatattaa
- a CDS encoding RNA-binding protein, putative, translating into MEDNLSNVFKKDEIPAKSIEGWIIIITNIHGEARDDYIKEVFEKFGQVKNLHLNLDRRTGFLKGYAFLEYENFVDAKRAIDEMDGSILLNQEIHVDWAFVQEKSKN; encoded by the exons atggaagataatttaagtaatgtttttaaaaaagatgaaattcctgcaaaat CTATTGAAGGATGGATAATCATAATAACAAATATTCATGGTGAAGCAAGAGatgattatataaaagaagtttttgaaaaatttgggcaagtaaaaaatttacatttaaaTTTAGATAGACGAACAGGTTTTTTAAAAGGATATGCATTTCTtgaatatgaaaattttgtTGATGCTAAAAGAGCAATTGATG aaaTGGACGGATCAATTTTGTTAAATCAGGAAATTCATGTAGATTGGGCATTTGTAcaagaaaaaagtaaaaattaa
- the GAPM3 gene encoding glideosome associated protein with multiple membrane spans 3, putative: MWFTTRQDGLDDNCHTNRGPCVQISGFFGTTLRIGFFLEFIALTFLFMSYWSNGGKGLFSYDLRNMKDEYRIDQSFRNSITLWSGVYLIGAIFIMSFQVLLADDTCWARGYRAGSKILRLASFLDTISATLQFIFYLYISKFYTRKWYVHFNEGGSEWVFFIFVRLVHAFSCLLYGLAAYLLEVYHDEGAGDLHAYINGVIFAFAGLTEIFVIFCNSGSFSNLLLWLALAAVSLWSYYFEPEVNHVSPALHETELTNDVEQQVEKFSRYTPYPQDQDQNQNAYYPA, from the exons ATGTGGTTTACAACGAGACAAGACGGTCTTGATGATAATTGTCATACAAACAGAGGACCATGTGTTCAAATTAGTGGGTTTTTTGGAACAACCTTAAGAATAGGTTTCTTTTTAGAATTTATAGCATtgacatttttatttatgtctTATTGGTCAAATGGAGGAAAAGGATTATTTAGTTATGATTTAAGAAACATGAAAGATGAATATCGCATTGATCAATCATTTAGAAATTCTATAACACTTTGGTCAGGTGTATATTTAATTGGAGCAATATTTATTATGTCTTTTCAAGTTCTTCTTGCAGATGACACATg ttggGCAAGAGGATATCGTGCTGGATCAAAAATTTTGAGATTAGCATCATTTTTAGACACTATAAGTGCAACTTTAcagtttattttttatttatatatatcaaaattttatacaaGAAAATGGTATGTTCATTTTAATGAAGGAGGAAGTGAATgggtattttttatttttgttcgTCTTGTTCATGCTTTTTCATGCTTATTATATGGTCTGGCCGCATATTTATTAGAAGTTTATCATGATGAAGGAGCAGGAGATTTACACGCATACATAAATGGTGTTATTTTTGCATTTGCAGGATTAACAG aaatatttGTAATATTTTGCAATTCTGGCAGTTTTTCCAATTTATTGCTATGGTTAGCATTAGCAGCAGTTTCCTTATGGTCATATTATTTTGAACCTGAAGTTAATCACGTATCACCAGCATTACATGAGACAGAGTTAACAAATGACGTGGAACAACAAGTAGAGAAGTTCTCAAGATATACTCCTTATCCTCAAGATCAAGATCAGAATCAAAATGCTTATTACCCTGCATAA
- the PPR gene encoding PPR repeat protein, putative: protein MNIKYFYVFYLIKVVLSIKLNRNRNNVLFLNFTFNILDIGEKKGKRQVNLHNKKNAVIKNGNRIYLSNKKENEENIHLNEEILKKKSNTKEVEQSIVPLNMDWVKVMNLIYSNNDIEGTTLAFNAALSAVEKKGCLVTILELFEIMKRKNIKPDIVSYKLILSLCDKYHLAENAEILFDEMIEIDKIIPNYEIYAIMISCFSKMGYGHKAIEFFEKLKNDPFIGEMKSMDTSDDKKKIEKWNNNEGLEGESMKESKYNNQFKEISEKIRNVEKQNNKIQYSEYANVIFACNLANLHIQGIQYFEELLSSGKNIPSIFVYENIFDLLSKNGNYEKCLEYYDKIKNDPNLKKNLNVNILNNILKALSIYNKINIIEDIWNNEFDELLLSPNIVSYQIILKVYSEIDEYEKAFKIFKEMQIKKLLNNKSILPFLYTINSFKNCGIYNYSIYVLRIAKLLKVSGNDLLILYNNAMISCMNSKKYDIIVSLYAELITFQQKESSFHLNINTLSFVLLAFKELKMDEDFTNLKNLIIQKNYKLTPLCLKLFNEDENK from the coding sequence atgaatataaaatatttttacgtgttttatttaattaaggTTGTTTTATCAATAAAGCTGAACAGAAATAGAAATAacgtattatttttaaatttcacttttaatatattagatataggagaaaaaaaaggaaaaaggcAAGTTAATTtacataacaaaaaaaatgcagTGATAAAAAATGGTAATCGAATATACTTATccaataaaaaagaaaatgaagaaaatattcatttaaatgaagaaattttaaaaaaaaaaagtaacacAAAAGAAGTTGAGCAAAGTATAGTCCCTCTAAATATGGACTGGGTAAAGGTAATGAATTTGATATATTCCAACAATGATATTGAAGGAACAACCTTGGCATTTAATGCTGCGTTATCAGCTGTTGAAAAAAAAGGTTGTTTAGTTACTATTTTAGaattatttgaaataatgaagagaaaaaatataaaaccaGATATAGtatcatataaattaattttgaGCTTATGTGATAAATATCACTTAGCTGAAAATGCTGAAATACTTTTTGATGAAATGATAGAAATAGATAAGATTATTCCGAATTATGAAATTTATGCAATAATGATAAGCTGTTTTTCAAAAATGGGTTATGGCCATAAAGCTATcgaattttttgaaaaactaaaaaatgaCCCATTTATTGGGGAGATGAAAAGCATGGATACCAgtgatgataaaaaaaaaatagagaaaTGGAATAACAATGAAGGCTTAGAAGGAGAATCAATGAAAGaaagtaaatataataatcaatttaaagaaattagtgaaaaaattagaaatgtagaaaaacaaaataacaaaatacaATATAGTGAATATGCTAATGTTATTTTTGCTTGCAATCTGGCAAATTTACATATTCAAGGAATACAATATTTCGAAGAGTTATTAAGTAGTGGTAAGAATATTCCTTCTATTTTTGTTTATGAAAAcatttttgatttattaagtAAAAATGGAAATTATGAAAAGTGTTTAGAatattatgataaaataaaaaacgaccctaatttaaaaaaaaatttgaatgttaacatattaaataatattttaaaagcaTTAAGTATTTACaacaaaattaatataattgaGGATATATGGAACAATGAATTTGATGAATTACTACTATCACCAAATATTGTATCTTatcaaattattttaaaagtatataGCGAAATAGACGAATATGAAAAagcttttaaaatatttaaagaaatgcaaataaaaaaattattaaataataaaagtattttacCATTTTTGTATAcaattaattcttttaaaaattgtgGTATATACAATTATTCTATTTATGTGTTAAGAATAgcaaaattattaaaagtttCTGGGAATGACTTACTAATTCTATACAATAATGCAATGATTTCTTGCAtgaattcaaaaaaatatgatattaTTGTGTCTTTATATGCTGAATTAATCACTTTTCAACAAAAAGAATCATCATTTCacttaaatattaatacacTAAGCTTTGTTCTTTTAGcttttaaagaattaaaaatggACGAAGATTttacaaatttaaaaaatttaattattcaaaaaaattacaaattaACCCCTCTTTGTTTAAAGTTATTTaatgaagatgaaaataaatag
- the VPS29 gene encoding vacuolar protein sorting-associated protein 29, putative gives MGGKLEDIGELVLLIGDFHSPIRNLGLPDCFKDLLKTDKIKHVLCTGNVGSSENLELLKNIADSVHITKGDMDDNYDFPEEISLNIGDFKISLIHGHQIIPWGNMNSLLQWQKKYDSDIIISGHTHKNSIVQYEGKYFINPGTATGAFQPWLTESIPSFILMAVAKNSIVVYVYEEKYGKTNVEMSELRK, from the coding sequence ATGGGTGGAAAGCTGGAAGATATAGGAGAATTggttttattaattggagATTTTCATTCTCCAATTAGAAACTTAGGGTTGCCAGATTGTTTTAAAGATCTTTTAAAAACAGACAAAATAAAGCATGTTCTATGTACTGGAAATGTTGGATCTAGCGAAAATTTAGAGttacttaaaaatattgCTGATTCTGTTCATATAACTAAGGGAGATATGGATGATAATTATGACTTTCCAGAGGAAATTTCTCTTAATATTGGagattttaaaatatcattaATTCATGGTCATCAAATTATTCCATGGGGAAATATGAATTCTCTTTTACAATGGCAAAAAAAGTACGACAGTGACATAATTATTAGTGGTCATACACATAAAAATTCTATCGTTCAATATGAAgggaaatattttattaacccTGGAACAGCAACTGGAGCTTTTCAACCTTGGTTAACTGAGTCTATTCCAAGTTTTATATTAATGGCTGTCGCAAAGAACTCCATTGTTGTATATGtttatgaagaaaaatatgGAAAAACAAACGTTGAGATGAGTGAATTACGTAAGTAA
- the ClpC gene encoding ATP-dependent Clp protease, putative, with product MNVLYSLFVILMLKIVKNIRIRKKINFLNNSYKINKKETINISRNYRKIRNRNSKLRMSLFEEYDEKCIKALIMAREVAKNDDEHEILLKHLLIAIIRIDSDMIENILKYFNISLTKFLDKFSNMDISESQKENNKKEGYNESISYNLIQNNKDENTKKKDSQRNVGITMREENIEDKDHQHLNEKIISDFIDKHIKDIEHNINLLENSNKEKKSTTCATDSNIDNTINDTNNNPTDNVSDSITDNINDNTTDYINKNHDDNISDYSTDNINDNSNYKNNMNLSDDINLNSNKKDEQKSSKVNYNIKFSEICKLVLQNAVIEAKKKKKMFVNIVDILLSLVDIAQKKNNDFLKYLNELNISVDEFKNQITTYDENNFVSPFNKNINDTNKNMLNNEFNNQKTTRNMNNEHPNQIINSINSEYLNQAKDYRNNDENNFSPNNKLINSSLMKDCLTDMIQLAQEKGDEHFFGRKKEIKRIIEILGRKKKSNPLLIGESGVGKTAIIEHLSYLILKNKIPNHLKNCRIFQLNVGNIVAGTKYRGEFEEKMKILLSNMNKKKKNILFIDEIHVIVGAGSGEGSLDASNLLKPFLSSDNLQCIGTTTFQEYSKYIENDKALRRRFNCVTVNPLTPKETYYLLKKIKYNYEMYHNIYYTNESLKSIVMLSEDYLPTLNFPDKAIDILDEAGAYQKIKYEKYLKQKSNDKILAVSKISMNKDEDNMEKKEDKEENKEENNNKKNNEEGYIKEEINNELMSKKEESKEKNNDKINKIEYFNEERNNEAMKLLENVHMKYVTSDVIENIVSKKSSISYIKKNKKEEEKISKLKEKLNKIIIGQEKVIDVLSKYLFKAITNIKDPNKPIGTLLLCGSSGVGKTLCAQVISKYLFNDDNLIVINMSEYIDKHSVSKLFGSYPGYVGYKEGGELTESVKKKPFSIILFDEIEKAHNEVLHVLLQILDNGLLTDSKGNKISFKNTFIFMTTNIGSDIITDYFKLYNKNYSNLGFKYYLKKKINTNSPNEENKKDNKSNINEPNEEEKEKNNINNKNNNNNNKNIDDFEEKLRSNKWYEELEPEIEEELKKRFLPEFLNRIDEKVIFRQFLKRDIISILENMIDDLKKRIKKRKNLNLIIDKDVINYICSDENNIYDMNFGARSIRRALYKYIEDPIASFLISNLYEPNDSISLNLSNDKKIYVKLLKTSIKQIS from the coding sequence ATGAATGTTTTATATAGTTTATTTGTCATACTTATGTTAAAGattgtaaaaaatatacgtataagaaaaaaaataaatttcttaaataattcatataaaataaataaaaaggaaacaataaatattagtagaaattatagaaaaataagaaatagaAATAGCAAGTTGCGTATGTCATTATTTGAAGAATATGATGAAAAATGTATTAAAGCTTTGATTATGGCTAGAGAAGTCGCTAAAAATGATGATGAACATGAAATACTATTAAAGCACCTTCTTATAGCAATAATAAGGATTGATTCAGATATgattgaaaatattttaaaatattttaatatatctcttacaaaatttttagaTAAATTTAGTAATATGGATATAAGTGAATCTCAGAaagaaaataacaaaaaagagGGATATAACGAAAGTATTTCTTATAACTtaattcaaaataataaagatgaaaatacaaagaaaaaagattCTCAACGGAACGTGGGAATTACTATGAGAGAGGAAAATATTGAAGATAAAGATCATCAACATTTAAacgaaaaaataataagtgATTTTATTGATAAACATATAAAAGACATAGAACATAACATAAATCTATTAGAAAATTCAAATAAGGAAAAGAAGAGTACTACTTGTGCAACTGATAGTAATATTGATAACACTATAAATGACACTAATAATAATCCCACTGATAATGTTAGCGATAGTATCACTGATAATATCAATGATAATACTACTGAttacattaataaaaatcatGATGATAATATTAGTGATTACAGTACtgataatattaatgataatagtaattataagaataatatGAACTTAAGTGATGATATAAATCtaaatagtaataaaaagGATGAACAAAAGTCATCTAaagtaaattataatataaaattttcagaAATTTGCAAATTAGTTCTTCAAAACGCTGTTATAGaggcaaaaaaaaaaaaaaaaatgtttgtTAATATCGTTGATATATTATTGTCCCTTGTAGACATTGcacaaaaaaagaataatgattttttaaaatatttaaatgagTTAAATATAAGTGTAGATGAGTTTAAAAATCAAATAACAACTTacgatgaaaataattttgtttccccgtttaataaaaatataaatgatacaAATAAGAATATGCTAAACAACGAATTTAATAATCAAAAAACAACACGCAACATGAATAATGAACACCCaaatcaaataataaatagcATAAATAGTGAATATCTTAATCAAGCAAAGGATTATAgaaataatgatgaaaataatttttcaccaaacaataaattaattaactCCTCTCTTATGAAAGACTGCTTAACTGATATGATTCAATTAGCGCAAGAAAAAGGAGATGAACATTTTTTCGGGAgaaaaaaagagataaaaagaataatagaaatactaggaagaaaaaaaaaatcgaaTCCATTATTAATTGGGGAAAGTGGTGTAGGAAAAACAGCAATAATTGAGCACctttcttatttaattttaaaaaataagatacctaatcatttaaaaaattgcaGAATTTTTCAGTTAAATGTTGGTAATATAGTAGCTGGTACAAAGTATAGAGGAGaatttgaagaaaaaatgaaaattttattatctaatatgaataaaaaaaaaaagaatattttatttattgatGAAATTCATGTTATTGTTGGTGCAGGAAGTGGGGAGGGATCATTGGATGCATCCAATTTATTAAAACCTTTTCTTTCTTCAGATAATTTACAGTGTATAGGGACTACTACATTTCAAGAATATTCCaaatatattgaaaatgATAAAGCTTTAAGAAGAAGATTTAACTGTGTTACCGTAAATCCACTTACACCTAAGGAaacatattatttattaaaaaaaataaaatataattatgagATGTATCATAACATTTATTACACCAATGAATCATTAAAATCTATTGTTATGCTTTCTGAGGATTATTTACCTACATTAAATTTTCCCGACAAAGCAATAGATATATTAGATGAAGCAGGAGCTTATCAGAAAAtcaaatatgaaaaatatttgaaaCAGAAATCAAACGATAAAATTTTGGCAGTATCAAAAATATCTATGAACAAAGATGAGGATAATATGGAAAAAAAGGAggataaagaagaaaataaggaagaaaataataataaaaaaaataatgaagaaggatatattaaagaagaaatcaataatgaattaatgagtaaaaaagaagaatcaaaagaaaaaaataatgataaaataaataaaattgaatatTTTAACGAAGAAAGGAATAATGAAGCAATGAAATTGCTTGAGAATGTGCATATGAAATATGTTACATCAGACGTTATAGAAAATATAGTAAGTAAAAAATCTTctatttcatatattaaaaaaaataaaaaagaagaggaaaaaatatcaaaGTTAAAAGAGaagttaaataaaataattataggGCAAGAAAAAGTAATTGATGtattatcaaaatatttatttaaagcGATTACAAATATCAAAGATCCTAATAAACCTATTGGAACACTTTTATTATGTGGATCATCAGGAGTTGGGAAAACTTTATGTGCTCAAGTTATATCAAAATATCTATTTAATGATGACAACTTAATTGTAATAAATATGAGTGAATATATTGACAAACATTCAGTTAGCAAATTATTTGGTAGTTATCCAGGTTATGTAGGCTATAAAGAAGGAGGAGAATTAACCGAaagtgtaaaaaaaaaacctttttctattattctTTTTGATGAAATTGAAAAAGCACATAATGAAGTTTTACACGTTTTGTTACAAATACTAGATAATGGTTTATTAACAGATTCTaaaggaaataaaatttctttcaagaatacatttatttttatgactACTAATATTGGGTCTGATATTATAACggattattttaaattatataataaaaattactcAAATTTAGGTTTTAagtattatttaaagaagaaaataaacaCAAATTCTccaaatgaagaaaataaaaaagataataaaagcaatataaatgaacctaatgaagaagaaaaggaaaaaaacaatataaacaataaaaataataataataataataagaatattGATGATTTTGAAGAAAAATTGCGCAGTAATAAGTGGTATGAAGAGCTGGAACCTGAAATAgaagaagaattaaaaaaacgaTTTTTGCcagaatttttaaatagaatAGATGAAAAAGTTATATTTCGTCAATTTTTGAAAAGAGATATTATTAGTATCTTAGAAAACATGAttgatgatttaaaaaagagaataaaaaaaagaaaaaatttaaactTAATTATTGATAAAGAtgtaattaattatatttgtaGCGacgaaaataatatatatgatatgAACTTTGGCGCTAGATCAATTAGAAGagctttatataaatatattgaagATCCAATTGCTTCTTTTCTTATTTCTAATTTATATGAGCCTAATGATTCGATTTCTTTAAACTTATCTAAcgataagaaaatatatgtcaaattattaaaaacttcAATTAAACAAATTTCATAA